A stretch of the Cyprinus carpio isolate SPL01 chromosome B4, ASM1834038v1, whole genome shotgun sequence genome encodes the following:
- the LOC109067348 gene encoding GTPase IMAP family member 8-like gives MKRRSCGTGSPEMASLAAIETKTLSDSVLSLLWRQVELVECSPPRPCTPVQIVVLGCVPGGRAVFQPNQSERRGCIEKSAPGPHAFLVVIRLCVKYTAEEKNTVKWIQENFGKKAAHYTIILFTHADDLDGKPLDEYITESDDLQALVFKCSGRFHSFNNKDRTNRDQVTELLRKIENMVEANGQQHYTNDMYQEAQRKINIEQFWFEKPRIVLLGKTGSGKTKTRKNIVGRERNNSPNSATETCEQKEACVAGKSMRIIDTPGLIDASEEKIKDEIEKLVSMSHSGPHVFLLVIKLGRFIDEDKNIIKWIQKNFGEDVLHHTIILFTHADQLKGKSLDEYIRDTPDLQEFTKGFGGRFHSFNNENMENRDQVSELLKNIEKMVERNEWRYYTSQMISKAQRRKLFWSGKPRFVLLGKTRSGKSTTGNTIVGQDRFMRRNSTDFATKSSKLHKAYVDGKRMKIIDTPGFIDAPQKNKNEIVKFVEQSAPGPHVFLLVLRLDVRLTEKEKNIVRWIQENFGVEAARYTIVLFTHDDALEGNPLEEHIRENNDLQALVNYCGGRYHSFNNKDMANHSQVPKLLEKIEEMMERNEGEHNTEMNQDAQMILDRSHFWSENPRIVLLGKTGSGKTSAVETIVGRESFTKTCKLQEACVAEKNVTIIDTPGLTDASEKIKNEIKKFVSKSVPSPLVFLLVIRLDEIFTDEETNKVNSWIQENFGEVAARHTIILFTHVDHLSGKSVVKYISERRFLQSLIDSCSGRFHSFNNQNRNDQNQVIELLKIAEKMAEGNELEDETNEKCRGFVKNGIRRLRNIAIGAGTTGTVAIVAGGIALGVTEVVLAPALGVTVGIVAVVGAVVAGGLAIYKRFA, from the exons ATGAAGAGGCGGTCGTGTGGGACAGGAAGCCCGGAGATGGCCAGCTTGGCTGCAATAGAGACAAAGACGTTGAGTGATTCGGTGCTCTCGCTCCTCTGGAGACAG GTTGAATTGGTTGAGTGTTCTCCCCCTCGTCCCTGCACGCCAGTTCAGATTGTAGTTCTAGGCTGTGTTCCTGGCGGAAGAGCAGTTTTTCAACCCAATCAGTCTGAGCGGCGAGG ATGTATTGAAAAGTCTGCTCCTGGTCCTCATGCGTTTCTGGTGGTCATCAGACTGTGTGTAAAATACACAGCGGAGGAGAAAAACACAGTGAAATGGATTCAGGAGAACTTTGGAAAAAAAGCTGCTCATTATACCATCATTCTGTTCACTCACGCTGATGATCTAGATGGAAAACCATTAGATGAGTATATCACTGAAAGTGACGACCTTCAGGCGCTTGTTTTTAAGTGCAGTGGCAGATTTCACTCTTTCAACAATAAGGACAGGACAAACCGTGATCAGGTCACTGAACTGTTGAGAAAGATAGAGAACATGGTGGAGGCGAATGGACAACAGCACTACACTAATGATATGTACCAGGAAGCTCAGAGAAAGATAAACATAGAACAattct GGTTTGAGAAACCTAGAATTGTTCTGCTTGGAAAAACTGGATCAggaaagacaaaaacaagaaaaaacattgtGGGCAGAGAGAGAAATAATTCACCAAATTCTGCTACTGAAACTTGTGAACAAAAAGAAGCATGTGTGGCTGGAAAGAGCATGAGAATAATCGACACTCCAGGACTAATTGATGCATCAGAAGAGAAGATAAAGGATGAAATAGAGAAGCTTGTCAGTATGTCTCATTCTGGTCCTCATGTGTTTCTGCTGGTGATTAAATTGGGGAGGTTTATAGATGaggataaaaacataataaaatggaTTCAGAAGAACTTTGGAGAAGATGTTTTACATCACACCATCATTCTATTCACTCACGCTGATCAGCTGAAGGGAAAATCATTAGATGAGTACATCAGAGACACTCCAGATCTACAAGAATTTACCAAGGGTTTTGGTGGCAGATTTCActcatttaataatgaaaatatggaGAACCGCGATCAGGTCTCTGAACTGCTGAAGAATATTGAGAAGATGGTGGAGAGAAATGAATGGAGGTACTACACCAGTCAGATGATCTCAAAAGCTCAGAGAAGGAAGCTGTtct GGTCTGGGAAACCGAGGTTTGTGCTGCTGGGTAAAACTAGATCTGGAAAGAGCACCACAGGAAACACCATTGTGGGTCAAGACCGTTTTATGAGGAGAAATTCAACAGATTTTGCTACTAAATCTTCCAAACTACATAAAGCATATGTGGATGGAAAGAGAATGAAAATAATTGACACTCCAGGGTTTATTGATGcaccacaaaaaaataagaatgaaatagTGAAGTTTGTCGAGCAGTCTGCTCCTGGTCCTCATGTATTTCTGCTGGTCCTCAGACTTGATGTGAGATTgacagaaaaggagaaaaacataGTGAGATGGATTCAGGAGAACTTTGGAGTAGAAGCTGCACGTTACACTATTGTTTTATTCACTCATGATGATGCACTAGAAGGGAATCCATTAGAAGAGCATATTAGAGAAAATAATGATCTCCAGGCTCTTGTTAATTATTGTGGTGGCAGATATCACTCATTCAACAATAAAGACATGGCAAACCACTCTCAGGTCCCAAAACTGCTGGAGAAGATTGAGGAGATGATGGAGAGAAATGAAGGAGAGCACAACACTGAGATGAATCAGGATGCTCAGATGATACTAGACAGATCACACTTCT GGTCAGAGAATCCTCGGATTGTATTGCTGGGTAAAACTGGATCAGGAAAGACCAGTGCAGTTGAAACCATTGTGGGCAGAGAGAGTTTTACTAAAACCTGTAAGCTACAAGAAGCATGTGTGGCTGAAAAGAATGTGACAATAATCGACACTCCAGGACTGACTGACGCATCAGAGAAGATAAAGAATGAAATTAAGAAGTTTGTCAGCAAGTCTGTTCCTAGTCCTCTTGTGTTTCTGCTGGTCATCAGACTGGACGAGATATTCACAGATGAAGAGACAAACAAAGTGAATTCATGGATTCAGGAGAACTTTGGAGAAGTTGCTGCACGTCACACTATCATTCTGTTCACTCATGTGGATCATCTGAGCGGTAAATCAGTAGTTAAGTATATTAGTGAGAGAAGGTTTTTACAGTCACTAATTGATAGCTGCAGTGGCAGATTTCACTCATTCAACAATCAGAACAGAAATGACCAAAATCAGGTCATAGAACTGCTGAAGATTGCAGAAAAAATGGCAGAGGGAAATGAATTAGAGGACgaaacaaatgagaaatgtcGAGGATTTGTCAAAAATGGAATTCGTAGACTACGTAATATTGCAATAGGAGCTGGAACCACAGGAACAGTAGCCATAGTAGCAGGAGGCATTGCACTGGGAGTAACAGAGGTGGTCTTAGCACCAGCACTAGGAGTTACAGTTGGAATTGTAGCTGTAGTTGGAGCAGTTGTAGCTGGAGGACTAGCGATCTATAAAAGGTTTGCTTAA
- the LOC122137223 gene encoding protein ANTAGONIST OF LIKE HETEROCHROMATIN PROTEIN 1-like: MPKETFSFLCDQLHPYINPQITNMLDPVPLEKRVAVTIYKLASNVEFHDVANLFGIGTSTACNIFWEVCEALSKLRRVFVKRPKTVPEVQAIITGFERKTGFPMCAGALDGTHIPIIAPVSYPTDYYNRKGWYSVLLQGLVDHTYCFLDFDVGWPWKCHDAYVFECSHLCHKLEDGTFFPPFSRNIQGVNIPVLIVADSAYSLTSNIMKPFPEGTVRGPRAAYNASLSHARIQVEHTFGCLKGCWRLLHNFCEMQKVAYQEPQEDVLDQPETGPEQHDVPALSPAERIREALVAHIHTNQ; encoded by the exons ATGCCCAAAGAGACCTTCAGTTTCCTTTGTGACCAGCTGCACCCATACATCAACCCCCAAATTACCAACATGTTGGATCCAGTACCACTAGAGAAGAGGGTAGCAGTTACCATCTACAAGCTTGCCAGTAATGTTGAGTTCCACGATGTTGCTAATCTGTTTGGTATTGGAACCAGCACCGCCTGTAACATCTTCTGGGAGGTGTGTGAGGCACTGAGCAAACTCAGGAGGGTTTTTGTGAAGAGGCCAAAAACTGTCCCTGAAGTCCAAGCCATCATCACAGGATTTGAAAGAAAGACAGGATTCCCCATGTGTGCTGGTGCTTTGGATGGCACGCACATCCCAATCATTGCCCCAGTGAGCTATCCCACTGACTACTATAACAGAAAAGGATGGTACAGTGTTCTTCTTCAAGGACTTGTAGACCACACTTACTGCTTTCTTGATTTCGATGTTGGCTGGCCTTGGAAGTGCCATGATGCATATGTTTTTGAGTGTTCTCATCTGTGCCACAAGCTGGAGGATGGTACCTTTTTCCCTCCATTCAGCAGAAACATCCAAGGGGTCAACATACCTGTCCTGATAGTGGCCGATTCTGCCTACAGCTTGACTAGCAACATAATGAAGCCATTCCCAGAAGGAACAGTGAGGGGACCCAGGGCAGCCTACAACGCCTCCTTGAGCCATGCTCGTATCCAAGTTGAACACACATTTGGTTGCCTCAAAGGCTGCTGGCGAt TGTTGCACAACTTCTGTGAAATGCAGAAAGTTGCTTACCAGGAACCACAGGAAGATGTGTTGGATCAGCCAGAGACAGGACCAGAGCAGCATGATGTACCTGCTCTCTCCCCAGCAGAGCGCATCCGGGAGGCCTTGGTAGCTCATATTCACACAAATCAGTAA